From a single Apostichopus japonicus isolate 1M-3 chromosome 12, ASM3797524v1, whole genome shotgun sequence genomic region:
- the LOC139976853 gene encoding uncharacterized protein: MMMDLINTRTFAVILSCLLVGASAQTCDNGQLTSVTLCTHNVAAGKETTQHSTYNQDGKSENAVNGNTSGYWGTRSCTGTLWATNPWWSVDLGASYQVGSIHIYNRVEGTLGQRLLGAQVLAGTAADPLANEIIGTIGSEELLDNPIVFTLDKTVTHVSVRLPGNKKLLTLCGVEVYGVPL; the protein is encoded by the exons ATGATGATGGATCTTATCAATACCAGAACATTTGCCGTGATATTGTCTTGTCTGCTTGTCGGAGCATCCG CACAAACGTGTGACAATGGCCAATTGACTAGCGTGACATTATGTACACATAATG TTGCCGCAGGAAAAGAAACAACACAACACTCCACATACAACCAAGACGGGAAATCAGAAAATGCTGTCAATGGAAACACCAGCGGATATTGGGGAACTCGAAGCTGTACAGGAACAT TGTGGGCAACTAATCCATGGTGGAGTGTTGATCTTGGTGCATCTTATCAAGTGGGAAGTATCCACATATATAACCGTGTTGAAGGAACTTTGG GTCAGAGACTTCTTGGGGCTCAAGTCTTAGCTGGCACTGCAGCTGATCCGCTTGCGAACGAAATCATAGGTACCATAGGTTCCGAGGAACTACTTGACAATCCCATTGTGTTTACATTGGACAAGACTGTGACGCATGTATCAGTGCGTCTGCCAGGAAACAAGAAACTCCTTACCCTGTGTGGAGTGGAAGTATATGGTGTTCCTCTCTAA